From the genome of Bos mutus isolate GX-2022 chromosome 2, NWIPB_WYAK_1.1, whole genome shotgun sequence:
ctacccactccagtattcttgcctggagaatcccatggacagaggagcctggtgggctacagtccatggggtcgaaaagagttgaacacgactgagcgattaacactgtAGGGCCTGGTTTTGTGGGGCTTGTGTGGTAGCCACTGAGTCTCCTGTGGGGATTGTTTCACAGGAAGAGAAGTCTGGTGTTCCTTAAGATGGCCTGATATGAAGGCATCACACTCCCTGCCTCCTCAAGCCTCTAGCGCTGCCCAGTggctgccttgtccttcaagtGCAGGAGCCAGTTGAAACGTCAGGAATGGAAGCCAATGTGGTAAGGGGCATTCCCAAGGCAAGGGTGTAATGGGGAAGATTAAGCACTAGACCTGCTAAAAGTTCTATAGGAAGTTCTGAGATCCTCAAGTTaactcttcccccacccaggcTTGGAATTGAAGAGTCCTGCCTTCCATCCCCTCCTTCCAGGCAGAACCAACTGATACTGGGGCAGTTAGGGGGTCAGTGTGTCTCTGTCACTCTGTGTAGTGGGAAGGGAGGGCCGCTAATTCCTCACCCTTTTCTCTGGATCCTCCCAGCATTTACTGTGCCTCAGCAACAGCAGGTGTCCTCTTATGTATCTGGCCAAGGTGAAGGTTGCTGCTAAAGGGAAGGTAGGGGAGAGGATGGGGACAGTAGTTGGATTTTTTTCTGAGGTTGTGGCTATCTCTCTGTGCTTTAGACCATCCCAATCTGGCAAAATAAGCCGCATGGCGCTGCTCGAAGTGTAGTGAGACGAATTGGGACCAACTTGCCCCTGAAGCCATGTCCCCGGGCATCCTTTGAGGTAAGTGAGCTGGAAAATAGTGGCCCAGAGCGTATGGGAGAGTGGTGCTGCTTCTGTGGCCCAGACTTGGCGTTGCAAAGACAGGTTGCTTTCCTGATcgtcttcatttttcaaaaaatatttaactgcTTTTAATGTGTGCTGGTCACTGTGGCTTCCTGATTGCACACAAACCTGTGACCACAAGTCAAGCTCCCAATCTGCTCATAAATTAATCATATTGCATCTTTGATGCCTCTGCTAAGCAACTCAAATTTCATCAGGCTCCAGCAATCCAGTGTATCAGAGTAGGCCAAAGGCCCCTGCTGAACTGGATCTCTAGACTAGCCATGTCTGTGCTCTAAGGTGTGTGCCTGCAACCCTGGCAGGTCCCCTCACAGAACACTGAGTGCTGTGTGTGATTTTGAGATGaactctgcttttcttttaatatggtgttgtcactcagggcttccctggtggctcagacagtaaagaatctaatCTACCTGCACCGTGagggacccaagtttgatccctgggtcaggaagatccctggagaaggaaatggcacccagtattcttgcatgggaaatcccatggacagaggagcctggtgggctacagtccatggggtcgcaaaaagtcggacacagctgagcgactaacaattaAATTGCTTTTCTTCACTAGCCTAAGGCTTGCCCTGCTTAGCTACCTATTTACAGTATTTCCCTTATGTCTTTATTCCTCATCCTCTCTTTTCTAGCCAAGTTTAGCCATTCCTTTACTGGGCTATTTCAGTCTCACCTCTGTGCCCAAAGGGCCTTTAGCATTCACTATAGCACAGACTTGTCTGACCCAGGTGAGTAAGACTCCCTTGTGCAGTGGAAAGCTAAGTAGCATTTGTTAGTCCTAGTTGCCTCCCTGTAAGAACTAATGATTAAGCATCAGCTCCAAGTTAGATGCTTAAGGTCTGTGCCTTTGGGGAGCTGGAACACAAAAGAACTACTTCAGCTTTCTGCCTACACAAAGGAGACAGAAATATGTGCCTGAAAATGAAGGAGCTGAGTTTGTATATCAGATGCTGAGCTGCAAACTGTGTAGGAGCTTATCTGGAGTCTGAATTGGAATGGGTTTGGGGTTTGGTGCAGGGTGTTGTCTCTTGACCCAGTTATTGCCTAGGGCTGAATGTGGCCCTGGCTGCCTCAAGCCTCAGGAACACAGGAAAGGACAGCTTGGAAGCATGAATCAGTTATGGTTGCCCCCACATTTGACTATAGCTTCTCTAGTCCTTTGGCTGGATGCTCCTGGGCAGATAATCAAGGGCACAGGCTCCCACAGAGCAGAAGTAGTATTAGTAATACCAGTAATAAATAGCTACATTTATTGAGCCcacactatgtgccaggcactgtgctaagtacttttatttgttaattcatttaattgcCAATAGCAGAGGAGCCTTCTGGCTAATCAAGGAAAGCCAATGGAGGCGTTCCCTAAATGGCCCATCTTAGCATTAACTCCTGCGTCATTAGCTCGTTTGTAATCTTGGAGCATCACTTCACTTCTGTGAGACCCAGATTCCCTATCAAAACGTCAGAGCTATCAGTTCTGGATCTACCTACTGAACAGTCTGTAGCAGAAACATCTGAATTTAACTCATATACAGGTGGATTTTTGAGAAACCGTGTTGTAAATTGATtaccttaaatatttttaagggaatcttattgatttattttttaatttatccatatgaaaatattatgaaaaaggGGAAACAAGTTGCCTGTAATCACATAGTCATGACAcacattttagttcttttttgtctttttctaagcatgtatttttctttgttgtaaacagTCAGAATATAATTGAACCttcctaatttttcatttaacatggTGTCACGCAATCTCCCTGTTCCCTAGTTGTTCATTTGGGTGGAGGAGCTATTTTAAGGAACTACATTACAATTCCTTTTGTCTAattagccattttttaaaatttaaatctaaatagTCAAATTATCAACTTTGTTTCTGACTGTGTTGCTATAACATGTAGATCCCGATATGCTACAAAGGTGTTGTAAAgagcttgccaggagaaatctcctGTTGATACAACAGATTGTCCATGTCCTTGCACCTGTATTCTCACAACCAGAAAGCTAGACAGTGGGCATCTCTGTTAAAAAGTAACTCTTGCCAGTCCCACTGAAGACTTCTTTGCTCTAGCCAGGGGTCAGCAgaggaccagatagtaaatattttaggctctgggACATACCGGTCTCCATTACAGCTACTTACTTCTGCAGTTATAGCTTAAAAGCCATGACAGGTAAGACTTAAATGAGTGTGActctttttttccagtaaaatCTTATGATTGCTCTCCACCTTCCCATCCATGCTCCAAACCGTAGCCAGAGTAATCTTTTAAAAGCTCACATCTAATCCTTACTTACTTGACCTTTCAATGGCTCATTATTTCAAAGCTCCTAACTCACTTCCCAATCTCTCCCAACTCCCCACCACTCTATCCTTCCTGTTCCAGCCATGCTGAATTATTTGTAATTTCATAGACTCTTACTTCTGGCCTCTTATTCAAACTGCTTCCAACTGGACATCCTTTAGGAAGTCTTCCTACACCCAGTGCTGGATTAGGTGTTCCCCTATGTATTTTGCCCAGTTTCCAGTTGTCTCATCACGATGGCAGTAAATGTTAATGAATTTTCCTTCCCCATAGACCCTGCCCAACATCTCTGACCTGTGTCTGAGGGATGTGCCCCCAGTTCCTACCCTGGCTGACATCGCCTGGATTGCTGCAGATGAAGAGGAGACTTATGCCCGGGTCAGGTAGCTGAGGCAGTAGCCTGCCGACTGGGGAATGAAAAGCTTCTTCACAGATGAGGTGGTAGGCAGAAGAAGAGTGAGACGGAGGGCAACAGGAGTGAGAGCTAGGAGTGGGAGTAGAACCTGGCtgtgttacttttattttttaagagcaaGGAAGTTAATCtcctttatttgtttaatttttggctgcacttggtcttagttgctatgcacaggcttctcattgcagtggcttctcttattgtggagcattgGCTCCAGGggcatggacttcagtagctgtggcacacagtcCAGTTGTCCTGCAGCATGAGAAATCTTCCCAGATCGGGGTGAAAccctgttccctgcattggcaggcagattcttaatccctggaccaccagggaagtctagctATATAACTCTTGCAGGAGTGTATGAAGGAATTTTGGAAGCAGTGCAGTGGCCCATGTCTCTGACACTTTTCTCTCCCTGGTCCAGGAGCGATACACGCCCCCTGAGGCACACCTGGAAGCCCAGCCCTCTGATCGTCATGCAGCGCAATGCCTCAGTGCCCAACCTGCGTGGGTCAGAGGAGAGGCTCCTGGCCCTGAAGAAGCCAGCCCTGCCAGCCCTCAGCCGTACCACCGAGTTGCAGGATGAGCTGAGCCACCTGCGCAGCCAGATTGCCAAAATAGTGGCAGCTGATGCAGGTAGGAGCCCCTGAGCCAGGACCAAATAGCaggctgtttgtttttgtttagcttTTGGACAGGATAAGAATGGTCCTTGATTTGGGGGTACTGGAGTCTAGGGCTCTGGGACTGCCCTAAAGCCTGGCTAGCCTATATAATCTTTGGATGGTTTCTGTCAGCCATTTGGGGCAGACTGGTTGGGTTAAGAACAAAATCTTCACTTAATCTGGGGCCCCAGGCAGATTCCCTCCCTCAGCCACAAAAACCACCTCTCTTCCAAATGTCTTTTAAGATCATGTCTTCCATGAGTGCTCAGTGGCTTTCCTTTTCAATATGAGAAATAAGTTTTCCCCACCACTGAGAGATATCTCCCTTTATAagcatattttccttttccttgcacTCTGACTTTCTACCAGAGACCACCTCTCCATCCCTCAGCCTTTCTGTCTGCAGTTAAGGGAGAATCACTGGGAATGGATGGGCTGACCAGATGTAGGAAATACCAACAGGTGGATCTTTCCCAGGATGCTCAGTGTTTAACCCTCATATTCCTCCCATTCTCACTTTTTTGCTACTCATTGACTCAAAGTTATAGCTCCCAAACCTTGTCAGTTGGTAGAACATGTGAAAATCATGGTTCtctctttgaaaatttttatgtatttaattctcTCATGTGGCAGTTTTATAGAGAAAATGGACTtgaattttccatttatatttgttcgctacatttttttttaatcatccaaGAGACATGCTGAAGTAGTTTAGGAAAAATCCAAAAATATTCCCTAGAAACTTAGAAATTGAGGAAATTCTCTCCATTAAAATTTGGGAACTGGGAGAACTATCACCATTCTGGTTTTTGTCTGTAGAACAGTTCTTCCAGTCACAGATAGCTGCATTTAAAGGAGCACAGTCAGAAGCACTGGCCTAGTTAGAGAAAAGGACAAAATCAGGCCATGGTTCTACACTATTGCTTCAGTCTAAAGAATGCTGTCATTCCATTGCCCGCTGCAAAATGGGAGCTTTTAGGAAGCAAGGCCTTTATGGGGTGGGTTTTTCTGCCCTTCTGAACACTGGAAAAGCATAATACTGCTACATCTTCTTGAGATCCTGAGAGGGGAAGGTAGTGGAGGAACCCAGAATGTCATGGTGTCAGCCCAGGAAATGAATATTTGGTAGGCAGTGCTTGTGGGGAGATGTAACTGCTGTATTTTAGCCCCAATGTCCATCCATGCctattgttttctctttcagcTTCGGCTTCATTAACGCCAGATTTCTTATCTCCAGGAAGTTCAAATGTCTCTTCTCCCTTACCTTGTTTTGGATCCTCATTCCACTCTACAACTTCCTTTGTCATTAGTGACATCACCGAGGAGACCGAGATAGAGGTCCCTGAGCTTCCATCAGTCCCCCTGCTTTGTTCTGCCAGCCCTGAATGTTGCAAACCAGAACACAAAGCTACCTGCAGCTCATCTGAAGAGGATGACTGCGTCTCTCTGTCCAAGGCCAGCAGCTTTGCAGATATGATGGGTATCCTAAAGGACTTCCACCGGATGAAGCAGAGCCAAGACCTGTAAGTATACCTTAAGGAGCTTATGATGATCATTTTGGGGGGCGGGAaagggggctgtgctgggtcttcattatgCCACTCGGGATATGGGATCTTcactgtggtatgtgggatctagttccctgaccagggattgaacccaggccccctgcattgggacctcagagtcttagccactgaatccCCTACTGTTTAAGTTGCCTGTGGCCAATTATCTAATAGAAAGTAAATACTTACATAGTAAATCCTCATTAGTAGCAATGTGTAATTTCATTCACAAAGCTTGCTGCCCGCTTGCTAGTGCCTGGGGACCCCAGTTTGAAAAAAGAGCAGCACTTTACATTTGGTTGGGATGATCTAACCCAACCAAATGTTACTAAACAGAGGTTTAATAAGAAGGCTCATCTAATCCAGCTTCTGTCCTCCAGCAAGGCTTCACCACTCCAGTTCTCATACTGCTAGTAATAACTGTCCCTGTGCCCCATCCTTCAAAGTACAGTTGCATAATAGTTATTTTAGTATCTCAAAAAGTAGACTTGGTGGAAGGAGAATTCCCTTTAAATAGTGGTCCATTATTCAAACCAACCCTGGAAACACAGATTTACGAACAAAGCTTTTGAGATGCCTAGTGCCTAACTCTGGCTGCCTATCAGAATTGCTTGGGTTTGTTCAaaatacaccttaaacttaccaAAGCAGAACACCCAAGGAGTAGAACTCTAGGTGTTTCTGATGGGAGTGTGAGGGGATTTGGGAAATACCTACCATGAGAAACTCATCTAGCAGAGAAGCCCTGGAGCTCCAGCCTGAGAgtcatctgcctgcagtgtttcTCTACTGCATGGGACATACCAGAAGTGTTTATTTAAATGTAGATTCTGGGCATTGAAATATTTGACATCTTAACCTCAAAGTCCAGAGGCCAGGCGTGCAGCTGTATTTTTTAATGCAGTTAAAAAGCTGTTttcagcctcttcaataaatgatgctgggaaaactggacagctacatgtaaaagaatgaaatcagaacacctcctaacaccacacacaaagataaactcaaaatagattaaagacctaaatgtaagactagaaactataaaactcttattagaggaaaacaagcagaacactcgatgacagaaatcaaagcaagattctcttatgacccacctcctagagtaatggaaataaaagtaaacaagtgggacatgattaaaagcttttgcacagcaaaggagactagaagcaaggtgaaaagacaaccctcagaatgggagaaaataatagcaaatgaaacaactgacaaaggatcaatttccaaaatatacaaacagctcttacaactcaatgccagaaaaacaaacaacccaataagaAAGTGGGGGGAagccctaaacagacatttctccaaagaagacatacagatggctaacaaacacatgaaaagatgctcaaaattgctcattattagagaaatgcaaatcaaaaatacaagatatcacctcacaccagtcagaatggccctcatcggaaagtctacaaacaaacaatgctggagagggcgtggggaaaagggaacactcttgcactgttggtgggaatgtaaattgatacagccactatggaagacagtatggagattccttaaaaaactaggaataaaactaccatatgacccagcagtcccactcctaggcatgtaccccaaggaaactaaaattgaaagagacatgtatcATACaccattgttcagttcagttcagtcactcagttgtgtccgactcctcgaccccatgaatcacagcacgccaggcctccctgtccatcaaagacgcttactccttggaaggaaagttatgaccaacctagatagcatattcaaaagcagagacattactttgccaacaaaggtccgtctagtcaaaggctatggtttttcctgtggtcatgtatggatgtgagagttggactgtgaagaaagctgagtgccgaagaattgatgcttttgaactgtggtgttggagaagacttgagagtcccttggactgcaaggagatccaactagtccattctgaaggagatcagccctgggatttctttggagggaatgatgctaaagctgaaactccagtactttggccacctcatgcgaagagttgactcattgg
Proteins encoded in this window:
- the MTFR1L gene encoding mitochondrial fission regulator 1-like isoform X2 — translated: MEANVTIPIWQNKPHGAARSVVRRIGTNLPLKPCPRASFETLPNISDLCLRDVPPVPTLADIAWIAADEEETYARVRSDTRPLRHTWKPSPLIVMQRNASVPNLRGSEERLLALKKPALPALSRTTELQDELSHLRSQIAKIVAADAGSSNVSSPLPCFGSSFHSTTSFVISDITEETEIEVPELPSVPLLCSASPECCKPEHKATCSSSEEDDCVSLSKASSFADMMGILKDFHRMKQSQDLSRSSLKEEDPAVLISEVLRRKFALKEEDISRKGN
- the MTFR1L gene encoding mitochondrial fission regulator 1-like isoform X1, which encodes MEANVTIPIWQNKPHGAARSVVRRIGTNLPLKPCPRASFETLPNISDLCLRDVPPVPTLADIAWIAADEEETYARVRSDTRPLRHTWKPSPLIVMQRNASVPNLRGSEERLLALKKPALPALSRTTELQDELSHLRSQIAKIVAADAASASLTPDFLSPGSSNVSSPLPCFGSSFHSTTSFVISDITEETEIEVPELPSVPLLCSASPECCKPEHKATCSSSEEDDCVSLSKASSFADMMGILKDFHRMKQSQDLSRSSLKEEDPAVLISEVLRRKFALKEEDISRKGN